A genomic stretch from Microtus pennsylvanicus isolate mMicPen1 chromosome 11, mMicPen1.hap1, whole genome shotgun sequence includes:
- the Oxld1 gene encoding oxidoreductase-like domain-containing protein 1 isoform X2: protein MGILLRSLSGGGRVGAALCYRASSRGPRGPHCPRWVAGGQPALGRFTGSQQFSSWGSCQSLPRGRHSVLHRHHAPVRATDSHRELGTDHREEGAEDDGEPKASQPREKPPDPLSLEPPTNCCMSGCPNCVWVDYAEALLRHYQDGGEQALAVLEEHVKDENLKAFLRMEIQLRLRTQSGD, encoded by the exons ATGGGAATACTGCTGCGGAGCCTGTCCGGGGGAGGCAGGGTGGGAGCTGCGCTCTGCTACCGGGCCAGTTCTCGCGGGCCGAGAGGGCCGCACTGCCCCCGCTGGGTTGCGGGAGGCCAGCCAGCCCTTGGAAGATTCACG GGCTCACAACAGTTCTCCAGCTGGGGCAGCTGCCAGAGTCTTCCCCGAGGAAGACACAGTGTTCTTCACAGACACCATGCTCCAGTGCGAGCCACTGATAGCCACAGAGAGTTGGGGACGGACCACAGGGAAGAAGGTGCGGAGGATGACGGGGAGCCAAAGGCCTCCCAGCCCCGGGAGAAGCCCCCAGACCCTCTGTCACTTGAGCCTCCCACAAACTGCTGCATGAGCGGCTGTCCTAACTGTGTGTGGGTAGACTATGCAGAAGCCCTGCTCAGACACTACCAAGATGGGGGGGAACAGGCCCTGGCCGTTCTAGAGGAACACGTGAAGGATGAGAACCTCAAGGCCTTCCTCAGGATGGAGATCCAGCTCCGGCTCCGCACCCAGAGTGGAGACTGA
- the Oxld1 gene encoding oxidoreductase-like domain-containing protein 1 isoform X1 yields MGILLRSLSGGGRVGAALCYRASSRGPRGPHCPRWVAGGQPALGRFTVSALPESFLQGSQQFSSWGSCQSLPRGRHSVLHRHHAPVRATDSHRELGTDHREEGAEDDGEPKASQPREKPPDPLSLEPPTNCCMSGCPNCVWVDYAEALLRHYQDGGEQALAVLEEHVKDENLKAFLRMEIQLRLRTQSGD; encoded by the exons ATGGGAATACTGCTGCGGAGCCTGTCCGGGGGAGGCAGGGTGGGAGCTGCGCTCTGCTACCGGGCCAGTTCTCGCGGGCCGAGAGGGCCGCACTGCCCCCGCTGGGTTGCGGGAGGCCAGCCAGCCCTTGGAAGATTCACGGTCAGCGCGCTCCCTGAGAGCTTTCTTCAG GGCTCACAACAGTTCTCCAGCTGGGGCAGCTGCCAGAGTCTTCCCCGAGGAAGACACAGTGTTCTTCACAGACACCATGCTCCAGTGCGAGCCACTGATAGCCACAGAGAGTTGGGGACGGACCACAGGGAAGAAGGTGCGGAGGATGACGGGGAGCCAAAGGCCTCCCAGCCCCGGGAGAAGCCCCCAGACCCTCTGTCACTTGAGCCTCCCACAAACTGCTGCATGAGCGGCTGTCCTAACTGTGTGTGGGTAGACTATGCAGAAGCCCTGCTCAGACACTACCAAGATGGGGGGGAACAGGCCCTGGCCGTTCTAGAGGAACACGTGAAGGATGAGAACCTCAAGGCCTTCCTCAGGATGGAGATCCAGCTCCGGCTCCGCACCCAGAGTGGAGACTGA
- the Pde6g gene encoding retinal rod rhodopsin-sensitive cGMP 3',5'-cyclic phosphodiesterase subunit gamma: protein MNLEPPKAEIRSATRVIGGPVTPRKGPPKFKQRQTRQFKSKPPKKGVQGFGDDIPGMEGLGTDITVICPWEAFNHLELHELAQYGII, encoded by the exons ATGAACCTGGAGCCACCCAAGGCCGAAATTCGGTCAGCCACACGGGTTATAGGAGGACCAGTTACACCCAGGAAAGGACCACCTAAGTTTAAACAACGGCAAACCAGGCAGTTCAAGAGCAAGCCCCCCAAGAAAGGCGTCCAAGG GTTTGGGGATGACATCCCTGGAATGGAAGGCTTGGGCACAG ACATCACTGTCAtctgcccatgggaggccttcaACCACCTGGAGCTGCATGAACTGGCCCAGTACGGTATCATTTAG
- the Tspan10 gene encoding tetraspanin-10 — MSGTVSKGLGAGGGCEGTAGQEQSPTRNSPPTSNILGPELWKDQVGAWGCRCCPGAKHQAWKEGQASSRPLSAGSNCVKYLTFLSNFFFSLLALVALAAGLWRLAVKRSPENSWGGALPADPMLVLVLGGLVVSVVSLSGCLGALCENSCLLRFYCGAVLSCLMLEALAGTLVVALWGPLQEGLKNALHAAIIHYRDDPDLCFLLDQVQLGLQCCGVVSYQDWQQNLYFNCSSPGVQACSLPASCCINPQEGGALVNTQCGFGVLHLDQNAAGQVVHLQGCWPVLQQWLRGNMQTIGGCVITVVAIQGAELLLVTCLLRALAVLKTAEDTAEKTLIQAKFQASPHLPRKLTWNRPLGSAPGPLPLCYICQSPKAHLDRLCPAPISRFHS; from the exons ATGTCAGGCACAGTGTCCAAAGGCCTCGGTGCAGGTGGCGGGTGCGAG GGTACGGCTGGCCAAGAGCAGTCGCCCACCAGGAACAGTCCACCTACTTCAAACATCCTAGGCCCAGAACTCTGGAAGGATCAGGTAGGGGCCTGGGGCTGCAGATGCTGTCCCGGGGCAAAGCACCAGGCCTGGAAGGAAGGCCAGGCCTCCTCCCGCCCACTCTCCGCAGGAAGTAACTGTGTCAAGTATCTGACGTTCCTCTCTAacttcttcttctccctgctgGCCCTGGTGGCCCTGGCAGCGGGGCTCTGGAGGCTGGCTGTCAAAAGGTCTCCAGAGAACAGCTGGGGTGGAGCCCTGCCGGCAGACCCCATGCTGGTGCTAGTGCTGGGAGGCCTGGTGGTCAGTGTGGTGAGCCTGTCTGGATGTCTGGGTGCCCTCTGTGAGAACAGCTGCCTACTGCGCTTCTACTGTGGAGCTGTCCTCAGCTGCCTGATGCTGGAGGCTCTGGCAGGGACGCTGGTGGTGGCCCTCTGGGGCCCACTGCAGGAGGGCCTGAAGAACGCCCTGCATGCGGCCATCATCCACTACCGCGATGACCCAGACCTGTGCTTCCTCCTCGACCAAGTCCAGCTGGGGCTGCAGTGCTGTGGGGTGGTTTCCTACCAGGACTGGCAACAGAACCT GTACTTTAATTGCAGCTCTCCCGGGGTACAAGCCTgcagccttcctgcctcctgcTGCATCAACCCCCAGGAAGGGGGAGCTTTGGTGAACACTCAGTGCGGCTTTGGGGTTTTGCACCTGGACCAGAATGCGGCTGGACAAGTGGTGCACCTGCAGGGCTGCTGGCCTGTGCTGCAGCAGTGGCTGCGAGGGAACATGCAGACCATAGGCGGCTGTGTCATCACTGTGGTTGCCATCCAAGGGGCTGAACTCCTGTTGGTCACCTGCCTGCTAAGGGCCCTAGCTGTACTAAAGACAGCAGAGGACACAGCCGAGAAGACCCTGATACAGGCCAAGTTCCAAGCCTCTCCTCATCTTCCAAGGAAACTCACTTGGAACAGACCCCTGGGCTCTGCTCCTGGCCCATTGCCTCTTTGCTACATCTGTCAGTCCCCCAAGGCCCACCTAGACCGACTCTGTCCTGCCCCAATCTCACGATTTCACTCCTGA